Within Plasmodium vinckei vinckei genome assembly, chromosome: PVVCY_12, the genomic segment CTCCAAAGAATCCCCAAACAATTCCtctaataatgataatactAACGAAgatgataaagaaaatgaataaacTAGTAAACATATAGAATGTaatgttataatataaatgtagaatttgtataaattCTATATGAACGAAATATCCCAATTTTAAGGGGCCCTATATAGTATCAgcaaacaatttttttttttaccttttttctgttttaattttattcctTACACAAAAATACACACATTGTGAGTACTTTTGTTAatcatatttatgcatataatttgcatatatttttttttaatttgaatTAACCATAACTTGGCACAttttatgaacaaaatattaaaagattAAAGAAAgttaatacaaaattatataacttaaaaaaataattaaaattggatacaaaaaaatattaaaacaataatcacttgtatatgcataatggagatgttgtttttttcttttatttttattcgatggaaaatataactttttttaaatatggtCATTACCTACTTGTAGAATTGGGATTAGTATTCGTATTATCatctaatatatattctatattatttttttgtgttttaATATGTGTAGTATTATCACTAATAATTGATATGCATTCTGGaattgttatatttaagTTTTTTGAAGATGATTTTAATGTCTTTTTACTTTCGGTGTTTAGTTGATTTGAACTAATAATTTCTATacaatcattattattacaaatgTTGTTATCtccattatttttcttgTAATTGATATTTTCCAACtctgttaatttttttctttttttatttttcggAATAGTACTCATTGAATCAATTATAATTACGTCATTATTTATCAAACATGTTTTGTCatcatattctttttttctttttattaagtTTTCACGTTGTTTTTCTGTTAAACAACTTTCAAGAgatatgtttattatttctccatcattatttataaaattatttattaatctTCTTTCTGCTGCTTGTGCAGCCATAATTTTGGGCTGAGAATAACAAAGAGAACTTTTCTTactattttcaattttgcAATCGTCatcaattaaaattattagattatttttattgttagcattatttttataactatCACTATTTTCATTGATATTGTTAGCTAAacttgtatttttattattcccataactattatttatattgttatatatatacaattcattatattcaaaaacTAACTTATCCAATAATGcgtaaaaatttttatcatgCCGTCGATGTACTAAATGTACTAATTCATGCAATAATGTTCCCATTATATCATTAAAGTGAAATATTTCTCCCCCTGGTTTATTTCGAAGTCTTATCTGTGGGCATATAAAAGTGAAACACAATAATTCATAACTGCCGTAATTACATATGAGCATGCAACCAACATACTATCtccaaatataaaatgagcATTATATACgattaacaattttttagtaATTTGCAAATGCTATAATATAATGCAATAATATttccataaatatatatatatataattaaggaataataaaatagaataaTTCATAATACCTTAATTTCAGATTTCCCTATAATGTTGAGACCTAACAAGTTTGAATTTTTTGGTAAAAATTCGGAAAGCAATTCAACCAAAAAACgtctttttttcataattggctaaaaaagaaatataaacacAAATTAGTTTATggtttttataaaataaactcTCAGAATGTTGattgtataataaataatttataaaaaaaaaatagaatgtGCTAAGATTGCTTtatcaataatatttcCTCTATGTTTCAGACATTTACCTGCACCTTTTCAGCAGCCTTATTTAATATCGCCTTAGCTTTTTCATCATTGTCATTTAAAACTTGAACTCTgtgaattttatattttatatcatcCAAATTTTTAATGCTCATGCTGATAAATAAACTATACAAACCTGCTTATCGCTAGTCTTAGTTTTTCATTccaaatacatatataaatatatcactCATGAATCtcgaaaatattaaatttttataatatgtgTGAAcgaataaacatatatattttatctatTCCTTTCTATGGTCACGTCATTTTATTGATTAGTTTAATAAACACATGCATAATGCCACTTTATTTATCcatacacacatatatgaacaaatatatCGTACTAGTTTTACATAAAAtcaaaacattttatagAGCCAAAACGCATATATAGTTCAATGCCGTTAATTTTAAAGTGGATGCTGCATTTACGTATATGCTGGCTCtttataacattttatttactaaTCCTAACATGAAACATgtctattaattttttttatatcttcaaaaaaattgataatCACAAAAacgtaaatattttttcccaaTAGTATATTAACTATAACTTAGAAAATggatgtaaatatatatatgtaaataaatacttattttcttttacaaATACTTCAAAAAGTTTATATAAAgcaaatattttgaaaattttaataaaattaggattaatattatttaaaaattatagaagcgttatttcaatattattttgtatacatatattctCTTTGTTCTTTCCCCGAAATTGTTCTTTCActgttttataaaaattttgaactataaattttacgtataaaaataatggcaatattatcatatactatatatttttttatacataaaacttatcaaaaatataaaatgcaAATGTTAGTATTAACGATAATATACCCAAAACACCTtttctctatatatatcaGTAAAAACAATGTAATcgtaattataataaaaaaaataaatacccaatttttaatattatgaatGAGGTTTTAAAAGGTTTCAATGTTTTATGTTACACCAccattaatataataaccaATGCTACTATGTTccttaaaatgttttatcaaaataacTAATATTATGACCTAATATAATTTAGTactaaataattatatacacaaCTAGGCTTATGCTCTTTAGGTGGTAATAAAATTCGTTCTTTACTTTTTTCgttgtattatataaaaccaataatatacaaattttatgacacaaaaaatatgtaattaacaaataaattaattatataaaaaatttttaaattaaataccatataaaataggtgaaaataatcataaatatcttattaataaaaaaacttatAACTATGCACTATACCATAATACATTTGTTCTAAAATtgtctttatatatttgtcacaatataattataattaatttattaaaaaaaaattaaaacaattttattctttagtaaaatgtaattttttagggaaaattataatttatttattgtaaacaaaaattagaacaaaattaattggGTTTTTACCACTATCCCTTTTTTTTGGTTGCAacgtatatataataaagcaCAACTTGTTTGTTTCAAATAATgtatatggatatatatttatttatttatttttataaatatataaatatttttaccaTTCAATAGTTTTttagtattttatttttaatcattatttaattactTTGTTTATAATTCGGTGATTTAATATGGcgattttttacatttgtAATTAAATTgccttaattttttaaatataactgaaggaaacaaaatataacaaatttatgtcaatttcatatttgtttgtacttatatgtatattttaatgaatagataaatacaaatatatttaattaattaaaataataagctTGAAGAAAACTATTAGAAAGGCATTTTTGTTCCATATATTTCGAAAATGGCAAAATGCTTACTCcctaaattaatattttacacGATCACAGTTTCGAGCATTTCTTCCCtaatttacataaataatgtgAAGAAGCTTCCATATAGTTTTATAGACAAagttaatacatatattaattggACAAAGGGGAATGAATACGATACACATTGGAACAATTTAAGACTCTATTCAAATGAAATCCCAAACCAAATGTTGACAAatacaaaagaaaaatatgaattagAACTTTTAGGTAGAATTTTAAGTGCTTCTGAACAACTCGTACCTACTTCTAACCATAGTGTTTCCCATAAACATACACATTATCATGATACAGTTCCAACTATCGAAGATGATAatgtatcatatatattaccaAATAACGTCTTTTCCTTATGTTTACGCAATTTTATAAGTAgcttatataaaaaaatgaagcaTAAAAAACACCCTTATCCTATTCCTACGCCTATATCCCATATTGTAAGTTCCCAACTggctaaaaataaaagtgcACCTACTACAGATTTGCAACCTTATTCCATTAATTGTACAATTAGAAAATTCCCTGATACACCCAAAACTAACGGATATTGtataaaaggaaaaaactATATGGTTCTTGCTCGTGAAGGAGATCCACATATATCCAAAATGAATTCACGAGAATATGTcagttattttttaaccctttttagaaaatttgcaaatagtaataaagaaattaaatCACAAGACGCTATAGAATATGcatatgaaaatgataattataaGGGAGAAATAAGTATTTGTGCAATAGTTATTAATGACGATAACACAATATCTGCAAGTATAGTTGGAAATcaacaatatataattatacgAGATGGAAAAATTGCACATAAAGGacaatatacaaaaaagagttataattatttacctACTATAggaaatagtaaaaataatgacattaataatttgatgACTGAAGAAGTACCTGTAGAAAAAGgtgatattattatttctggAAGTAATATCATATGGTCTGTTTTACTTGATGATCAAATATTAGCTATAGCATCAAGCGTTGATTTTAGTATGTTATCAAAGGCAATAGCTAGATCtacttatatttatgcaaTATCTGAATTGAACAACGCAAATATGGACTGTGATTCTATGGGTTTTATCAATGAAAAGTGCATGGGAATTAGCGACGATATTTCTGTGGCATGTGCACGTATTAATTAATcattctttaaaaaaagaatatgaaCATGaccatataaaaaatagaaaaaatttaaataattcgaacttacatttttttttattctctaacgttttctatataaagcaaggaaataaaatcgAGATTGATTtcttaatataatttaaattcatACACATTTTGTTCTACTTTATACTATTTTAcaacttttattttcaccAATATgatttactatttttaactCATTACATCtattctattttttgtttttttatcatttttttgtttttttatcatttttttgtttttttaatcatttttttgtttttttatcatttttttgtttttttaatcatttttttgttttattatcattatatatgttattagGAATAAAATGCGTTAATATACATTCATTCAATGCttataatattacatatataatatacaatttgtataaagaatttttatttttcacaaACTATATATTCCGTTATctaaacaaaatttatatatttggaaaaagaatataaaaaaaaatcaacaaTAGAGGCAATAATAATGCAAAATATCAAGTCTGAAATTGGAATTCTTTGCATGCATCCCCATCATATACCGTACCAGGTTCTTCATAACACGATGTAGAGCAATTgctaatattaatatttatgtttctTAAATACCCGTTTTTGCGTTTAATCTGTCTTGGGGTATGTATTATATCTTGATTTTGTGTTCCATTTTCTATTAATTCCAATTTCTCTTTTTggttttttccttttttttttcgtttttgatcttcaaataaatattcaaaagaACCCGTTTTTGTGATATAAGGTAAACCTATTGACTTATTCCAAGCATttgaaacaaataatacaaagttttcataatataataattcttCTAAGGGATATATCCTTTTATATCCTCCTAGATGCTTATTTTCATAGATAAAATGAGATAAtgttaacattttttttagttcagttttgttatttattagtaaatgactatgtttttttctaaatttttgtatatttaaatattcttgAATATGTATGTGTCTATATTTGgaattcatatataaaatatttaaggTATCCCTTATAACTGCATATTTTACCTGTTCATCTACCAATGAGCAAGTACTAAATGAAGGTGAATGATTTACTTCTAATAACCATggttttaatttataatctaataaaatatcaaaCCCCAATATTTCAAAACACATACTATTTGAATAATCACTAATATGGGATGCATTGTAATAATGTTTTAACTCAGGTTGTATAGAACATATTGttttaacaataatattttcaatttttttcattatagaTTCCATAGGTAACCCTTCTTCCTTTAATTTTGCTAAAAATGTTTTCCAACTTCTTTTATGCCCTATTGTTGCATCATTAGGATTTAAtgaattttcaaatttgtctgattttttattaattgaaAAGTTAGTCAAATGCATATTTACTTCTTTTagattttttgattttggtaatttatatttttctatagAAAATCTTACTAATCCATCTTCATGTAAAAATATCCTTAAAGGATCACAACCAGTTactaatacatataatcttatatcaaattttaaattgtttattaatagtggcttatgtatatatttttgtataacaCAACTttcatatttgtttatattgtCTAAGCtttttgttaaatataTCCCTTTTCCTTGacatgaattttttaatttaactATATACGTTTTTAAggaactttttttttttttataataatttttaaaatcaaaattatcattAGGCAAAATCCATGTCGgaggaaaaaaattatagctATGAGggaaatgtttttttatcctttttaaatttttacataattcaTCTTTTCTTGTTATGCCTTTCATTCCAATAAAATGATTAATTTTCTGAAATTTGTGTAATTTCCTAAACCTATCATCAGATATTGATGTGTCTATCCACATAACATCCCAATCATTTGATTCTGGACAAGATTCAGTCCAGTCGTCTGATTCGTTCACTACTCTTCTAATAATATCATATCGTGTATTAGCTAAATGAATTTTATGTAAATGTTTATTCCTTCTAGAAATGCATTtatgattattttgatCATTATGTAGATAATATtccttcattatttttctattttaatttatttcaacTTCTGTAACATATATCTATGTAACTAATAATACCGCTTGCTAGTTGATACACCTAGCCCAAtcattatatatcataGACTAGtttaaaagtaaaaatgtTCACCACcaatacatatacatactatattttttttagtttattACCCTTACTTTTCTTCAAATGCTATGGCATATATCATTTCACTTGATATGTTATTTAAATAGctatttatcaaaatttttaaaaattgaacATATTaagaaaacataaaatgggaaaataatacaatgcAAAACatttacaataataataaagttataataaatattaaagcAAAAGAAAATTCTCAGCACGATATTCAAGACTAATATATTTgcgcatatatatacacacaaGAACAATTATATGAACATAGATATAATTTACTTAAAAACATTTCCATGAAATTTAACAACCAtagtttataaaatttttaaggaTATAGtaagatatattttttttataaattttcgTATTACGATGAAATTCATACAATAGTTGCTTGAAGttatttagaaaaatttaattagctttataatataataagacaattattttttgtttaataatacatatttgtGTGTGAATAAGTAAAATACAggagttaaaaaaaaagagaaagcGAAAGAGAATAAGAACAAAATCACCAAAagcaattatataaatatgtatctATAGATCAATTCAGTTTGTTTTTATAGGTACAATCTTTCAATTTCTTTTAcgttgaaaaataattttataggagtatttttgttttttaatgaaaccataatatattattatcccATACTAACATGTGGTTTTTCTTTGTGTgtgcattattttttttataccactagggaaaatgaaaaaaatatgaacagcAAGGTGatttattcataaatatatatatatatatatataatatattttttgaatataatattaataattaatttaaaataataatttaaatatatataaaacaatatcagttgtgtatttttaattaaatcatatattgtatgatacaaaataatattgtcTATTTTCTGTTATATACTAATATTATTCAGAGCTACAAAGATTGacatatgtttatattctttttataaGTTTTATGCATAATTGTGCAAATAAGAAGCATATAAGAAACATTACGCAtgtaaatacatatatatacatggagatacatatatatgctatATGCCCTAATTAAGCTTCAAATAATATGCTTccttttataataaaaagcaggtaaataaaaaaatgattaaaacaaaaaaaagtgtatatatatactatttatatattgataataaaacttattattttcatgatTATATGTACTTGTTCAATGAAAACTTTAACTATTGAAAATTACAGCTTTATTcttaaaacaatataatatagaatattataaaacttACATAcgcatattatattaattttttaataacaattattgccttaaataataattggtATCATAATACTTACAAACAAATTAGGGTagttataaaataagttcggtaataaaaataataagccCATTTAAGGTTTTAAAAATCCGGAATAGAAAGAATTCAAAGTATATGGCAGCATTGCGTTAATTTCCTGGACAATCAACATGTATTGTTTGCTTTAAAGAATCAAAGCATGTGTCTTGAGATATATACTCCTCccataattttgtttcaCTGTAAAAAGAGAAAACGAATAAATTGAAATAATTCATGAATAAGtaatataataagaaaagaaaaaaagtggaatataaaaaatgtcatGCATAAACAATTAGTTTCACAAAtgaatacattttttattatcctTAATACTTttgaaaacaaataaaatgttgtaattattttttccattggCGTgtaatatcatatatatgtatatattcttaCGGTGTATTGTATGCATGCGACTCCTTAACTATGAGAGATATCAAATCATCACATCCTTGTAAATAATGGTGtccctttttaattttagtTCCACAATACtttaaatgattttttatagaaaagGCAATTCTATGAATTATTGTCAAGATGCTTATATCACAATCAGTAGAAATggtataaaaacaaaattttaagATTTTccttaaatttaaattgtttttaaatttatatttcaaaatcaTAATTGTACTCATCGATATAAAATGttgtataaaatttaaaacatatCTTCTAGAGCTATagaaaacatatttatgtccattttttataaggcATTTGCAAAGGTTACtcaaatatgtataattaaacaaaattaaaccATCCTTATATTTGAgaaatttgtattttttttcttttttctttcgatttttaatttttgaattctttattattatgctTTCCTTATGAGTGGGAACTTTTGaaattgttattttaatt encodes:
- a CDS encoding metallopeptidase, putative encodes the protein MSIKNLDDIKYKIHRVQVLNDNDEKAKAILNKAAEKVQPIMKKRRFLVELLSEFLPKNSNLLGLNIIGKSEIKIRLRNKPGGEIFHFNDIMGTLLHELVHLVHRRHDKNFYALLDKLVFEYNELYIYNNINNSYGNNKNTSLANNINENSDSYKNNANNKNNLIILIDDDCKIENSKKSSLCYSQPKIMAAQAAERRLINNFINNDGEIINISLESCLTEKQRENLIKRKKEYDDKTCLINNDVIIIDSMSTIPKNKKRKKLTELENINYKKNNGDNNICNNNDCIEIISSNQLNTESKKTLKSSSKNLNITIPECISIISDNTTHIKTQKNNIEYILDDNTNTNPNSTSR
- a CDS encoding protein phosphatase, putative; this encodes MAKCLLPKLIFYTITVSSISSLIYINNVKKLPYSFIDKVNTYINWTKGNEYDTHWNNLRLYSNEIPNQMLTNTKEKYELELLGRILSASEQLVPTSNHSVSHKHTHYHDTVPTIEDDNVSYILPNNVFSLCLRNFISSLYKKMKHKKHPYPIPTPISHIVSSQLAKNKSAPTTDLQPYSINCTIRKFPDTPKTNGYCIKGKNYMVLAREGDPHISKMNSREYVSYFLTLFRKFANSNKEIKSQDAIEYAYENDNYKGEISICAIVINDDNTISASIVGNQQYIIIRDGKIAHKGQYTKKSYNYLPTIGNSKNNDINNLMTEEVPVEKGDIIISGSNIIWSVLLDDQILAIASSVDFSMLSKAIARSTYIYAISELNNANMDCDSMGFINEKCMGISDDISVACARIN
- a CDS encoding tubulin--tyrosine ligase, putative; this translates as MKEYYLHNDQNNHKCISRRNKHLHKIHLANTRYDIIRRVVNESDDWTESCPESNDWDVMWIDTSISDDRFRKLHKFQKINHFIGMKGITRKDELCKNLKRIKKHFPHSYNFFPPTWILPNDNFDFKNYYKKKKSSLKTYIVKLKNSCQGKGIYLTKSLDNINKYESCVIQKYIHKPLLINNLKFDIRLYVLVTGCDPLRIFLHEDGLVRFSIEKYKLPKSKNLKEVNMHLTNFSINKKSDKFENSLNPNDATIGHKRSWKTFLAKLKEEGLPMESIMKKIENIIVKTICSIQPELKHYYNASHISDYSNSMCFEILGFDILLDYKLKPWLLEVNHSPSFSTCSLVDEQVKYAVIRDTLNILYMNSKYRHIHIQEYLNIQKFRKKHSHLLINNKTELKKMLTLSHFIYENKHLGGYKRIYPLEELLYYENFVLFVSNAWNKSIGLPYITKTGSFEYLFEDQKRKKKGKNQKEKLELIENGTQNQDIIHTPRQIKRKNGYLRNININISNCSTSCYEEPGTVYDGDACKEFQFQT